The Amycolatopsis jiangsuensis nucleotide sequence CGGGCCGCCGTGTGCGCCTTCGCCGCGTCGGGTTCGTCGCCGGTGATCACGTCGGTGTAGATGAACGATTCGCCGACGCGGACCAGGAGATAGGCCAGGTCCGCTGCCGGTAGCGGCGTGCTCAGCCGTCCCGCGGTGATTTCGCCGGACAGCAAAGTGCGCAGCTTGTCGATCGTGCGTGACTGCACGAGGCTGGCCTTCGTGGTCAGCAGGCGCAGGGCGCGTTCCGGTTCCCGGCGCAGGAAGGCGCGGAACGGCGCGGAGCCGTTCACCGTGTGCACGAAGGTGCCGATCGCTTCCGCGATGCCCTCGCCGCCGCGTCCGGTGAACGACACGTTGTCCAGTACGGCCGCTGTTTCCGCCCACAGGATCTCGCCGAGCAGGTGGTCTCGGCTGCCGACCCAGCGGTGCAGGGTGGCCCGGCTGACGCCGAGTTCGGTGACGAGGTCCCGCAGGTCGACGCGCCGGCCATCGCGGAACCGGCCGCGTGCGAGCCGGAACGCCGCGACGGCGTCGGGACGCGGGGCACGGGAGGAGAGCGGCGTGTCGATGGACGAGACGTTAGCACGGAGTGTCGCGCGAATGAGACGTCTGCCAGAATGTCTCATGACGAGCCGTGAGGAGGAGCGCGAATGCGTGCTGTGCAGGTGACCGAGTTCGGCGGACCGGAGGTGCTGACCCCGGCCGAACTGCCCGATCCGGTGGCCGGTCCGGGCCAGGTGCTGGTCGAGGTCGACCACAGCGGGGTGAACTACGCGGACACGCACCAGGCGGAGAACTCCTACCTGGCCGCGAGCCGGCTGCCGTTCGTGCCGGGTGGTGAGGTCGTCGGCCGCACTCCGGACAGCGGCCGGGTGGTCGCGCTGC carries:
- a CDS encoding QsdR family transcriptional regulator: MRHSGRRLIRATLRANVSSIDTPLSSRAPRPDAVAAFRLARGRFRDGRRVDLRDLVTELGVSRATLHRWVGSRDHLLGEILWAETAAVLDNVSFTGRGGEGIAEAIGTFVHTVNGSAPFRAFLRREPERALRLLTTKASLVQSRTIDKLRTLLSGEITAGRLSTPLPAADLAYLLVRVGESFIYTDVITGDEPDAAKAHTAARMLLGAHFRDATTAS